The sequence TTTGGGACCATAGTGAGAACTGACAGTGAGTACCCTTTTGGAAATGGTGAATGGTTGACAGTTAAACAACATGGAATCTGAACAAATCCCAAGCTACTCAGACATCACTGCATGAAAATCCATTTGTCCACCTTCCACTCTAAGAAAATCTTTTACCTACTCATGATTTATGATTTCATAAACCTCCTTGGAGAGGTCTCGGAATCCCCCAGATCACAGtttgaaatctttaaaatagGTTTTATCCAGAGAGGAGGGGTGTTGCTGAGACCACCAGCATTCCACATAGCCTTGACCCTTCACAGTCATCAATCTTTATTTACCCAACATTTTTTGAAATGGGATATTATCATTGCAAGTGGAAAAAACCTGGGAAAAACCAATTTTGtctaaaaagatacaaagaaagagACCAATGATGAAACATGAATGAGATTATTGTATTGTGTATATCAAAATCTAGAAAACAGCCTATGTATGCTCTGATTCTTGAGCCTGTATTCTTGAAATAAGCAAAGCAAATAGGCTTAGGCTACCATCGCCAGAGAAAGCTGTAAAGACTTACCAACCTACGGGATGCCAAGCAACACTAAAAATTTCACAATGAAATATGGGAAGCTTAATCTTAGCTGACACAAAGCCACCGGGAAATGTACAAGCAGAAAGAATTCCTGTTACTGTACTATTAGGAGGAGGCAGACACTTTCAATACCCACAAACACAGGCTGGTTGCTCATACCCATGGCATGCCTAAGGATATGGGTCGATGGATAATCAGGAGGAGACTGAGACACAGCACTGGAATATGGCATGCTGTACTATGGAGAACTGCTAGGAATGTATTCTTAATGGAACATTTGCTTCtataaaagcaagaagaaaatggtTTGAGCCAGTGATAAGGAAAAGAATTCTCAAACCAAAAGTTACTGCTTtgtatttgaaaaaagaaaaaaaatagtaaaaaacatATGGGTATACCCTATATTCTGTTAATAGAATGGATATATTTTCCACAAAATAAAGGTtcagggaaatgaaagaaaatacccACATGTTCCTAGATGCCAAAGGAATAAAATGTAGTTAGAAAAGTTATACTTTATATATTCCACAAAAGGTTCACTTATCACATCCATGTAATAAAACCAGAATTGAAGCAAAGTCCAATGCAAGTGCTCATTGCATAAATAAGAGCCACCCTTACGCTCTAAAAGCGCTTCCGTGTTTTCCTGAATATGCGCCACACTCTCTGCAACAAGGAACACCAATACACATTTACAGTAAATAAAGTATATCTTCTTGCAGAGCTCATAAGTTACAAATACACCAATTCAAAACTATAgtgattttatatacataatttCTAATATAAGAAAGTAAGATTGTCCACTAAGTGCTTTTAGAAGGCTGAGTCTGTAAATGCCTTCATAGTTAAGGAAACAATGTATTTGGACGGGAAACTACAACTTTCATATCATTAGACTACTTCTCTCATCCACCTCCCCTGAGAAAAGAAACCTTCCTAGAAAACAGCAAGAGAAGGAAGCTTGTAGGTAACAGACTTGGGGTTCTGTTTTACTTTACACAACTATTGAAGTAATTAATAAAGAATTTTCACATAAAAAGGAAATAGGACCATGAGAATAAGTAATTTAATACAGTCTCAGTGAAGCAGCAAACCACAAGGAAAACGAGTTCTATTCTGATACAGTACATACAGCAACATTTCCCAAACACTAAAACAGACAACAGAGGGGCACCTACGCATGCTTTTTCCAAGTCAACACAAACATTTTATAAGAGATCTTAAGAATCTTTTGTTTCTCTACTTCAAAAAATAGTGCTATATCAACATTCCAAAGAGAACAAAATGACCAtccttaaacaaaataaaactcaatCTCTCAAATGCAAAAATAAAGATGGGATGTAACAATTTACAAAGCCAGGcttttcaaaactaaaataataaaagaaaagaaaaaggaaaaagaaagaaaaggaaaaaggagagaggcGAGAAAGGACTCCAAAATAAATCAACTTACTTTGACACATTTTCTGGAATGTACTCTAGGACTGGATATCCATCACTTCTCCTAGAAGACAGGTCACTGTGTGGTTTCCATGACTCCACTAATGTATTGACGGGTGGAAAGGAACTCAAGTGCTGGAAAGATTGGTCTCTAGGTGACCGTGATAAAGATATTGTACCTTGAGCACCAATCCGGTAGTGGAAGGACTGTCCACCCGAATTCACACCGACAATGGCAGACGGTGGGATGCTGGCCTCGGGGTAATAGCTCCCATCATCTGGTTCTTGCTTAATCCCCAGTGGGAATGCACTGCCTTCACAGCTACCATCAAAACCGGGCACAGGTGGTCCTAAAATTCCTGATAGGGAATAATAGTCTTTATCATCCATAAAGGAAAAATACGAGCCATCCATGAATGGAAATGGGTTGACTGCGGGGTTCCCTTTAAAAGAGGCGCCTGAACATGAGTGCTTGGCTGATTCTTGCTTTATTGGTACAGAGAATGGAGAACTGGTGTTGATTTTGCTGTTTCCTCCTAGGCAGGAGCTGCTGAAAGCCCCATCTGGTTCTGGTTTTATGTACTGGACAATGTTGAGCTGGCCAGTCACACCATTGGAGATGGCCTTCTCGACTTCCTCTGTCTTAGGGAAAGGAACGTCATGAGCACCTTTCTCATGGGTGTCTGGACTGGGAACCGCATCCCGGATGGCACTGGCTCCAGCAACAGCGCCTGAAGTGGTGTAGCTGAAGGCATTGCTGATCGGGCTGCAGATGGACCCCACAGTGCTGGCTGTCGGGCTGGAGAGTGTGGATCTGTTGTTGGTGTTGGAAGGGCTGGAAACGGAGCACCTTGAGTTGTTAAGATTTGCCGGGCTGGACACAGAGGAGCGCAGGGTGACATTATTGGGACTGGAGACTGGAGATTTTACACTGCAGTGACTCGGGGGGCTGGAAATCGGGGATTTCATGCTGCTTAGTGGACTTGAAAGAGGGGAGCCCACGTTGCTAGCATGTGCGGGGCTGTGCGACCGCGAGCCTCGGTTTTCAACATTGGGGGAGCATGTCAGAGGGGTTCCTTGAGTGATGGGGCTGTGCACTGGGAAACCGCCAAAGCTGGCTGTGGAGGAGGACATGGAGTTGAGGCCCGCAGGGCTGCATACCGAAGATGGCATGTTCAGCGGGCTGCAAACAGAGGGGCTCTTCTCATGACAGATGATTGGGCTCTTAACAATGGCACGCATGACCCCACCATTCACGGAGCCTCCGGAGTCGGGCATGAATGACCTCAAGGGCCTGCTCATACCACTTAACGTGGAGGGCCGATGGCCATTCTCTTTGTAAAACTTCACCAGGTGCTCCATGTTTTGGTAAATCTTTGCTGGGCTCATGCTTCCTTGTTGGTTCTGCTGATCGTAGGGGTAGTCGGCATCTCTCACAGAATCCATGTATAAGCCCATGGACTCAGCCACAGTGGCTGAAAGTTCCTTGGATTCCAGCTCGGTTTTAATATCAGATGGTAAAATCCCAGACCGACTACCGTCTTGCTGAAGGCATGGGAGTAGTTcgtgtttttctttgctgcttcCTTGAGTACTGTTGTTTGGAATAGCACCGGAAACACAGCTGACGTTGACAATCTCCATGTAGTTGTCCTCATCGGTCCTTTCCGCAGGTTCAAGAGAAGAACGCTCCACCGTCTGAGAAACTTGACTCCAGCGTCCTTCCATATCTAGACCTTCAGGGAGACTGTGGTAGCCTTTGGTTTCCATAGCTAACAAACAAGATTTTTATTAACATGTTAGAGTCAGTACACAGTAGTATGCTGAGGCATTCTAAAATTGCATTTATTGAGCTACAATATATATTCTATTTGATATGAACAATATTTCTAGTTGCATTAAAATTTATCTTCTTGGGTGCTGACacaatatatcacacacacagaatattgaCTATAACTTGTTCAGAGCCGGAAGGACCAAACACAATTTTGCATTTCAATAAAACTTGCTATAAAATAGCCTTCATAGCTTGTAAGGAACATTTATAAATGTTAACTTACTTGAATATTAATTAATAGTCAGTATAATCCTAGGTACTGATTTGATAGAGTAGAAAATGAGGACTAAATGAGGCGGGTGATTCAACAAAGTCAAAGCACGGCGACAGATATCAAATTGAAGACTGACCTGGGCAACCTCTCCTTGGGATCCACTTCTACGCAGGAGCGTGGCTGGTTTCCTTGCTGTTAAGCTCGCTCCCATAATAAAGCTCCTTTatacactaaaacaaaacaaacagctaaCTTTATGACTCCAGAGTTTTGGGAAACTTGGTCATATGCAAGCTGCCTTCCATATGACCAAATATATAGCCTTATTATAAATGATTATAAATGGAAATGCAATTAAAGTTACAGTTCCCAAACATATGCTTACCAACTGaatagtcacagaaaaaaaaattgttgactTTCTTATGGTATGTCAGTGGTGAAGATAGTTTAGTGTCAGTTCTGAAGAGGATGAGTTTCTATTAACTGATTGACTTGTAGCACAGACCAGGGCAGTTGCCAGACAGGTCGGCTGCAGCAGGGACTCTTTCTTGTACTGAATACAGGAAGCAGCTCTGACAAGCACCCTGGCCTATCAACACCTCTCTTCAGTCTTCCAACAGCTGGGCATTTTTACTTTCAACCATGAATGGAGGATGCTTATGAAGGGCCCTGATCACGTAAGCATTTATTCAATGATATTTCCCAAGCACTTATTACACCCTGGGCCTAAGAAAAGTCCTGAATCtgtaataacaaaaaacaaaacggcCTAGTTTCCATCCTAGAGGAGCCCATGGGAGTGATTTCAATATACATTCATTCCCATCTGCTCTAATCGATAAATTTAGTTCACAAACAGATTATAATAGGCTATATGTTCACAATTATTATATGCTATATAACTCAGCACACTATTACAAGCCTTTCTGATATATTATTTAACCTTATGAACCAATTTATACACAAAAAGCAAAAATCTACTCATAAACAATCCAAGTCAGAGACCGAGGCACTGGTCATACAGCTATGTGGAAGAGCTGGAATTTGATCTCAGGCTTCCTGTTTACCAATGTTTCCCAACCTGGTCTTAAGGACATTTTCAGGTggaccattttgttgttgttgtggaggTCTGCCCTATGCATTGGAATGTGTCTCCTAACTACTAGATGCTGAGAGTACCACTCTTCCCAATTATGACA is a genomic window of Peromyscus maniculatus bairdii isolate BWxNUB_F1_BW_parent chromosome 5, HU_Pman_BW_mat_3.1, whole genome shotgun sequence containing:
- the Nr3c2 gene encoding mineralocorticoid receptor isoform X4; its protein translation is METKGYHSLPEGLDMEGRWSQVSQTVERSSLEPAERTDEDNYMEIVNVSCVSGAIPNNSTQGSSKEKHELLPCLQQDGSRSGILPSDIKTELESKELSATVAESMGLYMDSVRDADYPYDQQNQQGSMSPAKIYQNMEHLVKFYKENGHRPSTLSGMSRPLRSFMPDSGGSVNGGVMRAIVKSPIICHEKSPSVCSPLNMPSSVCSPAGLNSMSSSTASFGGFPVHSPITQGTPLTCSPNVENRGSRSHSPAHASNVGSPLSSPLSSMKSPISSPPSHCSVKSPVSSPNNVTLRSSVSSPANLNNSRCSVSSPSNTNNRSTLSSPTASTVGSICSPISNAFSYTTSGAVAGASAIRDAVPSPDTHEKGAHDVPFPKTEEVEKAISNGVTGQLNIVQYIKPEPDGAFSSSCLGGNSKINTSSPFSVPIKQESAKHSCSGASFKGNPAVNPFPFMDGSYFSFMDDKDYYSLSGILGPPVPGFDGSCEGSAFPLGIKQEPDDGSYYPEASIPPSAIVGVNSGGQSFHYRIGAQGTISLSRSPRDQSFQHLSSFPPVNTLVESWKPHSDLSSRRSDGYPVLEYIPENVSNSTLRSVSTGSSRPSKICLVCGDEASGCHYGVVTCGSCKVFFKRAVEGQHNYLCAGRNDCIIDKIRRKNCPACRLQKCLQAGMNLGARKSKKLGKLKGLHEEQPQQHPPPPPPQSPEEGTTYIAPSKEPSVNSALVPQLSSITRALTPSPAMILENIEPETVYAGYDNSKPDTAENLLSTLNRLAGKQMIQVVKWAKVLPGFKNLPLEDQITLIQYSWMCLSSFALSWRSYKHTNSQLLYFAPDLVFNEEKMHQSAMYELCQGMRQISLQFVRLQLTFEEYSIMKVLLLLSTVPKDGLKAQAAFEEMRTNYIKELRKMVTKCPNSSGQSWQRFYQLTKLLDSMHDLVSDLLEFCFYTFRESQALKVEFPAMLVEIITDQLPKVESGNATPLYFHRK
- the Nr3c2 gene encoding mineralocorticoid receptor isoform X3 encodes the protein METKGYHSLPEGLDMEGRWSQVSQTVERSSLEPAERTDEDNYMEIVNVSCVSGAIPNNSTQGSSKEKHELLPCLQQDGSRSGILPSDIKTELESKELSATVAESMGLYMDSVRDADYPYDQQNQQGSMSPAKIYQNMEHLVKFYKENGHRPSTLSGMSRPLRSFMPDSGGSVNGGVMRAIVKSPIICHEKSPSVCSPLNMPSSVCSPAGLNSMSSSTASFGGFPVHSPITQGTPLTCSPNVENRGSRSHSPAHASNVGSPLSSPLSSMKSPISSPPSHCSVKSPVSSPNNVTLRSSVSSPANLNNSRCSVSSPSNTNNRSTLSSPTASTVGSICSPISNAFSYTTSGAVAGASAIRDAVPSPDTHEKGAHDVPFPKTEEVEKAISNGVTGQLNIVQYIKPEPDGAFSSSCLGGNSKINTSSPFSVPIKQESAKHSCSGASFKGNPAVNPFPFMDGSYFSFMDDKDYYSLSGILGPPVPGFDGSCEGSAFPLGIKQEPDDGSYYPEASIPPSAIVGVNSGGQSFHYRIGAQGTISLSRSPRDQSFQHLSSFPPVNTLVESWKPHSDLSSRRSDGYPVLEYIPENVSNSTLRSVSTGSSRPSKICLVCGDEASGCHYGVVTCGSCKVFFKRAVEGKCSWQHNYLCAGRNDCIIDKIRRKNCPACRLQKCLQAGMNLGARKSKKLGKLKGLHEEQPQQHPPPPPPQSPEEGTTYIAPSKEPSVNSALVPQLSSITRALTPSPAMILENIEPETVYAGYDNSKPDTAENLLSTLNRLAGKQMIQVVKWAKVLPGFKNLPLEDQITLIQYSWMCLSSFALSWRSYKHTNSQLLYFAPDLVFNEEKMHQSAMYELCQGMRQISLQFVRLQLTFEEYSIMKVLLLLSTVPKDGLKAQAAFEEMRTNYIKELRKMVTKCPNSSGQSWQRFYQLTKLLDSMHDLVSDLLEFCFYTFRESQALKVEFPAMLVEIITDQLPKVESGNATPLYFHRK
- the Nr3c2 gene encoding mineralocorticoid receptor isoform X1, which encodes MVKTRKLKSSGNVILWLSTAETKAVRRGAMETKGYHSLPEGLDMEGRWSQVSQTVERSSLEPAERTDEDNYMEIVNVSCVSGAIPNNSTQGSSKEKHELLPCLQQDGSRSGILPSDIKTELESKELSATVAESMGLYMDSVRDADYPYDQQNQQGSMSPAKIYQNMEHLVKFYKENGHRPSTLSGMSRPLRSFMPDSGGSVNGGVMRAIVKSPIICHEKSPSVCSPLNMPSSVCSPAGLNSMSSSTASFGGFPVHSPITQGTPLTCSPNVENRGSRSHSPAHASNVGSPLSSPLSSMKSPISSPPSHCSVKSPVSSPNNVTLRSSVSSPANLNNSRCSVSSPSNTNNRSTLSSPTASTVGSICSPISNAFSYTTSGAVAGASAIRDAVPSPDTHEKGAHDVPFPKTEEVEKAISNGVTGQLNIVQYIKPEPDGAFSSSCLGGNSKINTSSPFSVPIKQESAKHSCSGASFKGNPAVNPFPFMDGSYFSFMDDKDYYSLSGILGPPVPGFDGSCEGSAFPLGIKQEPDDGSYYPEASIPPSAIVGVNSGGQSFHYRIGAQGTISLSRSPRDQSFQHLSSFPPVNTLVESWKPHSDLSSRRSDGYPVLEYIPENVSNSTLRSVSTGSSRPSKICLVCGDEASGCHYGVVTCGSCKVFFKRAVEGKCSWQHNYLCAGRNDCIIDKIRRKNCPACRLQKCLQAGMNLGARKSKKLGKLKGLHEEQPQQHPPPPPPQSPEEGTTYIAPSKEPSVNSALVPQLSSITRALTPSPAMILENIEPETVYAGYDNSKPDTAENLLSTLNRLAGKQMIQVVKWAKVLPGFKNLPLEDQITLIQYSWMCLSSFALSWRSYKHTNSQLLYFAPDLVFNEEKMHQSAMYELCQGMRQISLQFVRLQLTFEEYSIMKVLLLLSTVPKDGLKAQAAFEEMRTNYIKELRKMVTKCPNSSGQSWQRFYQLTKLLDSMHDLVSDLLEFCFYTFRESQALKVEFPAMLVEIITDQLPKVESGNATPLYFHRK
- the Nr3c2 gene encoding mineralocorticoid receptor isoform X2, with the protein product MVKTRKLKSSGNVILWLSTAETKAVRRGAMETKGYHSLPEGLDMEGRWSQVSQTVERSSLEPAERTDEDNYMEIVNVSCVSGAIPNNSTQGSSKEKHELLPCLQQDGSRSGILPSDIKTELESKELSATVAESMGLYMDSVRDADYPYDQQNQQGSMSPAKIYQNMEHLVKFYKENGHRPSTLSGMSRPLRSFMPDSGGSVNGGVMRAIVKSPIICHEKSPSVCSPLNMPSSVCSPAGLNSMSSSTASFGGFPVHSPITQGTPLTCSPNVENRGSRSHSPAHASNVGSPLSSPLSSMKSPISSPPSHCSVKSPVSSPNNVTLRSSVSSPANLNNSRCSVSSPSNTNNRSTLSSPTASTVGSICSPISNAFSYTTSGAVAGASAIRDAVPSPDTHEKGAHDVPFPKTEEVEKAISNGVTGQLNIVQYIKPEPDGAFSSSCLGGNSKINTSSPFSVPIKQESAKHSCSGASFKGNPAVNPFPFMDGSYFSFMDDKDYYSLSGILGPPVPGFDGSCEGSAFPLGIKQEPDDGSYYPEASIPPSAIVGVNSGGQSFHYRIGAQGTISLSRSPRDQSFQHLSSFPPVNTLVESWKPHSDLSSRRSDGYPVLEYIPENVSNSTLRSVSTGSSRPSKICLVCGDEASGCHYGVVTCGSCKVFFKRAVEGQHNYLCAGRNDCIIDKIRRKNCPACRLQKCLQAGMNLGARKSKKLGKLKGLHEEQPQQHPPPPPPQSPEEGTTYIAPSKEPSVNSALVPQLSSITRALTPSPAMILENIEPETVYAGYDNSKPDTAENLLSTLNRLAGKQMIQVVKWAKVLPGFKNLPLEDQITLIQYSWMCLSSFALSWRSYKHTNSQLLYFAPDLVFNEEKMHQSAMYELCQGMRQISLQFVRLQLTFEEYSIMKVLLLLSTVPKDGLKAQAAFEEMRTNYIKELRKMVTKCPNSSGQSWQRFYQLTKLLDSMHDLVSDLLEFCFYTFRESQALKVEFPAMLVEIITDQLPKVESGNATPLYFHRK